Proteins encoded together in one Impatiens glandulifera chromosome 1, dImpGla2.1, whole genome shotgun sequence window:
- the LOC124918863 gene encoding isovalerate--CoA ligase AAE2-like, whose protein sequence is MHELHFAVPMAGAVLCTLNTRHNSSMISVLLKHSESKILFVDYELLDLAIAASDHLTDEGIEPPILVVITDGIVPCSSKFHDYERFIANGRTEFDIKRPKSEFDPISVNYTSGTSSRPKGVVYSHRGAYLNTLSNLFLHEMAKPPVYLWTVPMFHANGWCLVWGVAALGGTNVCLRKVSAKNIFENVSRHKVTHLAGAPTVLNMIVNSSPTERDPLPHVVEVMTGASPPPPQIFLKMEEMGFRVSHMYGLTETYGPGTSSVWKPEWDRLSSDDRLKMRARQGIPHLGLEEVDVKDPETLESVPNDGKTVGEIMFRGNTVMSGYLKDPEATEAAFRGGWFRTGDLGVMHPDRYLEVKDRSKDIIISGGENVSSVEVERVLYCHPAVVEAAVVGRPDNHWGQTVCAFVKLNDGFEVKEDEMIRFCRDRLPHYMAPRTVLFQDLPTTSTGKVRKFLLREKAKSLGSLF, encoded by the coding sequence ATGCATGAACTACATTTTGCAGTGCCAATGGCTGGAGCCGTCTTATGCACATTAAACACTCGCCATAACTCCTCCATGATCTCTGTTCTACTCAAACATTCAGAAAGTAAGATCCTCTTCGTGGACTATGAATTACTCGACCTCGCCATTGCTGCATCAGACCATCTCACAGACGAAGGAATCGAGCCGCCCATCCTAGTTGTGATTACCGATGGAATCGTCCCCTGTTCTTCAAAATTCCACGACTACGAGAGATTCATAGCAAACGGAAGAACCGAATTCGACATTAAACGTCCAAAATCCGAATTCGATCCGATCAGCGTAAACTACACATCCGGCACGTCTTCCCGTCCCAAAGGAGTCGTGTACAGTCATAGAGGCGCATATCTCAACACCCTTTCCAACTTATTCCTTCACGAAATGGCCAAACCACCTGTTTATCTATGGACCGTCCCCATGTTTCATGCCAACGGATGGTGCCTGGTTTGGGGCGTGGCGGCTCTTGGCGGTACCAACGTTTGCCTGAGAAAGGTCTCGGCTAAGAATATATTCGAGAACGTATCTCGCCATAAAGTCACCCATTTGGCCGGCGCCCCGACCGTTCTCAACATGATCGTCAATTCTTCGCCAACAGAGAGAGACCCACTTCCTCACGTGGTCGAAGTCATGACCGGAGCCTCTCCTCCCCCGCCGCAAATCTTTCTCAAGATGGAGGAGATGGGTTTTCGTGTCTCTCATATGTACGGATTAACAGAAACCTACGGCCCTGGAACCTCGTCAGTATGGAAACCCGAATGGGATCGTTTATCGTCGGACGATCGTCTGAAGATGAGGGCTCGACAGGGAATCCCCCATCTGGGTCTTGAGGAAGTCGACGTGAAGGACCCGGAAACTCTAGAGAGTGTCCCGAACGACGGGAAGACTGTCGGGGAGATCATGTTTAGAGGGAATACGGTTATGAGTGGATACCTGAAAGATCCCGAGGCTACAGAGGCGGCATTCAGAGGTGGGTGGTTCAGAACAGGCGATCTGGGAGTGATGCATCCAGACAGGTATTTAGAAGTTAAGGATCGGTCCAAGGATATTATAATTTCGGGTGGAGAGAACGTTAGCAGTGTGGAGGTGGAGAGAGTGCTGTATTGTCATCCGGCGGTTGTGGAGGCCGCGGTGGTTGGGAGACCGGATAATCACTGGGGGCAGACGGTGTGTGCGTTCGTGAAGTTGAATGATGGGTTTGAGGTGAAAGAGGATGAGATGATTAGGTTTTGTCGGGATCGATTGCCGCATTATATGGCTCCACGAACGGTGCTGTTTCAAGATTTGCCGACAACTTCGACCGGGAAGGTTCGGAAGTTTTTGCTTAGGGAAAAGGCAAAATCCTTGGGAAGCCTATTTTAG